In uncultured Cohaesibacter sp., a genomic segment contains:
- a CDS encoding glycosyltransferase: MKPQVFKKKKKLLSIVTINYNNEGGLRETVESVLAQTDRDSIQYIVVDGASTDKSLDYLRRVASKIDVPVFGSDKGIYDAMNRGLEFVNSEYTLFLNSGDCLSAPDVVAKIKAFLNAQKERPVAAYGPTLTSGGGQWPCKPSSELWKGMICSHQSILIDSDFLTSIGFSLRYKIVSDFEVIYRTYLTGRPMAVMPFNVSKIEDVGVSSDFVARTLERWQVVRSYKNKAVPPEQIDAFYQGLLNNEGGKSAAAPKAVAASAVVPSDIEKRIVFLISMPRSGSTMLQKILDRSSAIGTVGEPWVMLPLMSMYDSELVEAKYGQLLNIEAAGEFVRTVGDKDLILKAQRQYADQIYSAILGKLGTERFLDKTPRYVHIVDKLADLYPNAKFVVLLRNPGAIISSYAHTWAGGNFHTVRKTPEYMYDFTHGFPKLAEFATSGRSNMHVVRYEELVANPEDEAQRLFDYLELPFSGDLVNYGSGKPQETDKYAFGDPGTVYQKSKPDASHSVRWLKDNENVTTINFFQDIVRSLDDEAVTAMGYSKAAILDQLKTAGPKPIDVPALVKKYGERKAGGSKKIPAYGKSLGVLITSFNNQSTISHALQSVISQSKKPDLVVVADDCSEDGSVHVVEEFIAKHKDSNIRLIARPHNVGVAANRDLAIKSMDVDFISTIDGDDLFYPGKLEAEWRVLKGNETHVAISDILMLVDKGKEHLLSTEAYNKKPKSEITRYMLTRVNPVPRDMMFSKALYLKAEGFDHGVPIYEDWSLKQRLIAAADENGWLHSGAIGTIYDRRTPGLSGKNPIFHAFGELIILGRNIELFRHDNSLVVAAIYSIMRHLKGPMKERAENFLKHYPVEGEVPEFMADSLSILWREREQCRTPESCQKALLKFFTKKHTFKTIFLNKKTRRNR; the protein is encoded by the coding sequence TTGAAACCGCAGGTCTTCAAAAAGAAGAAGAAGCTCCTGTCTATTGTGACGATCAACTACAACAATGAAGGCGGGTTGCGTGAAACCGTGGAATCTGTTTTGGCGCAGACAGATCGTGACTCCATCCAGTATATTGTCGTGGATGGCGCATCTACGGACAAATCTCTCGACTATCTCCGGCGAGTCGCTTCCAAAATCGATGTTCCCGTCTTTGGGTCGGACAAGGGCATTTATGATGCCATGAACCGGGGACTGGAGTTTGTGAACTCGGAATACACGCTCTTTCTCAACTCCGGGGACTGCCTGTCCGCTCCAGACGTTGTTGCCAAGATCAAGGCCTTTCTGAACGCGCAAAAAGAGCGCCCGGTGGCCGCCTATGGTCCGACGCTTACGTCAGGGGGAGGTCAGTGGCCATGCAAGCCGTCATCAGAGCTTTGGAAGGGTATGATCTGCAGCCATCAATCCATTCTGATTGACTCGGATTTTCTGACATCCATCGGTTTTAGCCTGCGCTACAAGATTGTTTCCGATTTTGAGGTTATCTACCGGACTTATCTGACGGGGCGTCCCATGGCTGTGATGCCATTCAACGTCTCGAAGATTGAAGACGTCGGCGTTTCTTCGGACTTCGTTGCCAGAACGCTTGAGCGCTGGCAAGTTGTTCGCTCCTACAAGAACAAGGCTGTTCCTCCCGAACAGATCGATGCTTTTTATCAGGGATTGTTGAACAATGAGGGGGGCAAGAGTGCTGCCGCTCCCAAGGCTGTGGCCGCTTCTGCTGTCGTTCCCTCGGATATTGAGAAGCGCATCGTATTTCTTATCTCGATGCCGCGTTCCGGTTCGACCATGCTGCAGAAGATTCTTGATCGCAGTTCGGCAATCGGAACTGTTGGTGAGCCGTGGGTGATGCTCCCGCTGATGTCGATGTATGATTCGGAGCTGGTGGAGGCCAAATATGGTCAGCTGCTCAACATTGAGGCCGCAGGTGAATTTGTCCGGACTGTTGGTGACAAGGACCTGATCCTGAAGGCTCAGCGCCAGTATGCCGATCAGATTTACAGTGCCATTCTGGGCAAGCTGGGCACAGAACGCTTTCTGGACAAGACACCGCGCTATGTTCATATCGTGGACAAACTGGCGGACCTCTACCCGAATGCCAAGTTCGTCGTGTTGTTGCGCAACCCGGGTGCAATCATCAGCTCCTATGCCCACACCTGGGCTGGCGGTAACTTCCATACCGTCAGGAAGACGCCAGAGTATATGTATGATTTCACGCACGGCTTTCCGAAGCTGGCTGAATTTGCGACTAGCGGCCGCAGCAACATGCATGTGGTGAGGTATGAGGAGCTGGTTGCCAATCCGGAAGACGAGGCGCAACGTTTGTTTGACTATCTGGAGCTGCCTTTCTCCGGCGATCTGGTCAATTATGGATCGGGCAAGCCGCAGGAAACCGACAAATATGCGTTTGGTGATCCGGGAACGGTCTATCAGAAGTCCAAGCCGGATGCTTCGCACAGCGTACGTTGGCTGAAGGATAACGAGAATGTAACCACCATCAATTTCTTCCAAGACATTGTTCGCTCGCTTGACGATGAGGCTGTGACAGCGATGGGCTATTCGAAAGCCGCGATTCTCGACCAGCTCAAGACGGCAGGCCCCAAGCCCATTGATGTGCCTGCACTTGTGAAGAAATATGGGGAGCGGAAAGCTGGTGGCAGCAAGAAGATTCCGGCCTATGGCAAGAGTCTTGGTGTCCTTATTACCAGCTTCAACAACCAGAGTACGATCTCGCATGCCTTGCAGTCGGTGATCAGCCAGTCAAAGAAACCGGATCTGGTCGTCGTGGCAGACGACTGTTCTGAAGATGGCTCGGTGCATGTGGTTGAAGAGTTCATTGCCAAGCACAAGGATAGCAATATCCGGCTGATCGCCCGGCCTCACAATGTGGGTGTTGCTGCCAACCGGGATCTCGCCATCAAGTCGATGGATGTCGACTTCATATCGACCATCGATGGGGATGACCTGTTCTATCCGGGCAAGCTGGAAGCCGAGTGGCGGGTGCTGAAGGGCAATGAGACCCATGTTGCGATCAGCGATATTCTGATGCTGGTGGACAAGGGCAAGGAGCATCTTCTAAGTACAGAGGCTTATAACAAGAAGCCCAAAAGTGAAATTACGCGCTATATGCTGACACGGGTCAACCCTGTTCCGCGTGACATGATGTTCTCAAAGGCCTTGTATCTGAAGGCTGAAGGCTTTGATCATGGCGTCCCGATCTACGAAGATTGGTCCTTGAAGCAGAGGCTGATTGCGGCGGCCGACGAGAACGGCTGGCTGCATTCCGGAGCAATTGGTACGATCTATGATCGCAGGACGCCTGGTTTGTCCGGGAAAAATCCCATTTTTCACGCCTTTGGAGAGTTGATCATACTGGGGCGGAATATCGAGCTGTTTCGACATGACAACAGTCTTGTGGTTGCTGCGATCTATTCCATCATGCGTCACCTCAAGGGACCCATGAAGGAAAGAGCTGAGAATTTCCTCAAACATTATCCTGTGGAAGGAGAAGTGCCGGAATTTATGGCAGATTCACTTTCGATTTTGTGGAGAGAACGGGAGCAATGTAGGACACCAGAAAGCTGCCAAAAGGCGCTGTTAAAATTCTTTACAAAAAAGCACACCTTTAAAACGATCTTTCTAAACAAAAAAACACGACGAAATCGATGA
- a CDS encoding IS5 family transposase — protein sequence MNPSNLFGLPEHLERLSKHGDPLEVLDATIDFEYFRVWLVEGLGYGDGSKGGRPPFDPVSMFKVLILQAQHNLSDAKMEFMIRDRLSWMRFLNFELGGSTPDENTIRHFRNRMTETGTLKRVMKAFDWQLHKKGYIPMSGQIVDATLVPAPKQRNTDGEKEAVKEGKSAKEIWPDQPNKAAQKDTNARWTLKIGGKVRYRPDGTPLPQIALPVFGYKSHISIDRKFGFIRGSMVTSAADADGRQLRYVLCKDNTASDVWADSAYRSQSNEKWLASNMLTSQVHRRKPAGKPMPMATSRANAKKSSIRARVEHVFAHQKNRYGLFIRTIGIARAETKLTLANLAYNFDRLIFHERRSAMA from the coding sequence ATGAATCCAAGCAATCTTTTCGGTTTGCCCGAGCATCTTGAACGTCTGAGCAAGCATGGTGATCCTCTTGAGGTTCTCGATGCCACGATTGACTTTGAGTATTTTCGTGTCTGGCTTGTTGAAGGTCTCGGCTACGGTGATGGGTCCAAGGGCGGTCGCCCTCCGTTTGACCCTGTGTCCATGTTCAAGGTCCTGATCCTGCAGGCTCAGCACAATTTGTCCGATGCCAAAATGGAATTCATGATCCGTGATCGCCTGTCCTGGATGCGGTTTCTGAACTTTGAATTGGGGGGCTCCACTCCCGACGAGAATACCATCCGTCATTTCCGCAATCGCATGACGGAGACCGGTACCCTGAAGCGCGTCATGAAGGCCTTTGATTGGCAATTGCACAAGAAGGGCTACATCCCTATGTCGGGACAGATAGTGGATGCCACTTTGGTTCCCGCTCCCAAGCAACGCAATACCGATGGCGAGAAGGAGGCGGTCAAGGAAGGCAAGTCTGCCAAAGAGATTTGGCCAGATCAGCCGAATAAGGCCGCGCAAAAGGATACCAATGCTCGCTGGACACTGAAGATTGGCGGAAAAGTGCGCTATCGGCCAGACGGAACACCATTGCCTCAGATTGCCCTTCCAGTATTTGGCTACAAGAGCCATATCAGCATTGATCGCAAATTCGGCTTCATAAGGGGCAGCATGGTGACGTCGGCCGCTGATGCGGACGGGCGTCAGTTAAGATATGTCTTGTGTAAGGACAATACTGCCTCCGATGTCTGGGCTGATAGTGCCTATCGTTCTCAGAGCAATGAGAAATGGCTGGCCAGCAACATGCTGACAAGCCAAGTCCATCGACGCAAGCCAGCAGGCAAACCCATGCCGATGGCAACATCCCGTGCCAATGCGAAGAAGTCATCGATACGTGCTCGTGTCGAGCATGTCTTTGCCCATCAGAAGAACCGCTACGGCCTGTTCATACGCACGATCGGGATTGCTCGGGCTGAAACGAAACTGACGCTGGCCAACCTCGCCTACAATTTTGATCGCTTGATCTTCCATGAACGCAGAAGCGCCATGGCATGA
- the tnpB gene encoding IS66 family insertion sequence element accessory protein TnpB (TnpB, as the term is used for proteins encoded by IS66 family insertion elements, is considered an accessory protein, since TnpC, encoded by a neighboring gene, is a DDE family transposase.), producing MRKGISGLAVLAQDVLRQNPTSGAVFAFRGRRGDRLKILFWDGQGFCLYYKVLERGRFPWPSAGDGAARLTSAQLAMLWEGIDWRRPSWGSPPARVG from the coding sequence ATGCGTAAGGGCATCTCGGGTTTGGCGGTTCTGGCGCAAGATGTTCTACGCCAGAACCCGACGAGCGGCGCAGTGTTTGCCTTCCGAGGCCGACGTGGAGATCGGTTGAAGATCCTGTTCTGGGATGGGCAGGGCTTTTGCCTTTACTACAAGGTTCTGGAACGAGGTCGTTTCCCCTGGCCGTCAGCCGGTGATGGGGCTGCCCGCTTGACGTCTGCGCAGCTTGCGATGCTGTGGGAAGGGATTGACTGGCGGCGTCCGAGTTGGGGCTCTCCTCCGGCTCGCGTTGGTTGA